One part of the Megachile rotundata isolate GNS110a chromosome 16, iyMegRotu1, whole genome shotgun sequence genome encodes these proteins:
- the LOC100882410 gene encoding arylsulfatase B isoform X1 codes for MENLSRIILAYILPVFLGFGMNVAWITTFFTVLFLAELTVNVGAIFFSSLLSPKVKINFPSLGKPGKDPKHVDGCRQKPHIIIILADDLGWNDVSFHGSDQIPTPNIDAIAYNGIILNSHYVAALCTPSRTALMTGKNPIHLGMQHSVLLPSEPRGLPLSEKLLPEYLREVGYRTHAVGKWHLGYFRREYTPTFRGFDTHFGYWNGLQDYYTHITQEPDPQFGEFMGLDMRRNLTAAWDTQGKYSTDLFTEEAVRLINEHDKDDPMFLYLAHLAPHKGNPNRLLRASDEDIARFSYILDPERRIQAAVVSKVDQSVGEVMDALRKRGMLENSIVLFMSDNGAPTQGSLSNQGSNYPLRGIKDSPWEGGTRGVAAIWSPLIKESQRVSNQMMFIADWLPTLLSAAGVDSKQLGNIDGFDLWPALRSDKISPRSDVVLNIDDISKYASIRRGDFKYVIGETETGRAWVGATGAPSEGIPPKYDPDKVLYSKAGVAISGVLTAKQAKELKKKKNTSSKIDFEEKILSAEKIFQLRSDARVQCNVKEENRIPCDPTAAPCLFNIEKDPCEMVNLADKRPLILAIMERVLMNYRLTTVPPSNVNGDPRANPALWNNTWTTWDDPHPLALSLTGTDESHKRSAPAIAVMSVICGLFVVGVMTLIALKCGKCNSKASENLEYRNEQETVACTSEDAFSMSRIMEKREGSLRREDIN; via the exons ATGGAGAACCTATCGCGAATAATACTCGCGTACATTCTTCCGGTCTTCC ttgGATTCGGAATGAATGTCGCGTGGATAACGACCTTTTTTACCGTGCTGTTTCTCGCGGAGCTTACGGTGAACGTCGGTGCTATTTTCTTCTCGTCATTGCTGTCGCCGAAAGTGAAAATCAACTTTCCATCGCTGGGGAAACCCGGCAAGGATCCTAAACATGTGGATGGATGCAGACAGAAGCCACATATCATCATCATACTTGCCGACGATTTG GGATGGAACGACGTGAGTTTCCACGGATCCGACCAAATTCCGACGCCCAACATCGACGCCATTGCGTACAATGGAATCATCTTGAACAGCCATTACGTTGCTGCATTATGCACGCCAAGTAGAACTGCTCTAATGACCGGAAAAAATCCGATTCATCTTGGCATGCAACACAGCGTTCTTCTTCCTAGTGAGCCCAGAGGACTTCCGCTGAGCGAGAAACTACTTCCTGAG TATTTAAGAGAGGTAGGGTACAGAACACACGCAGTGGGAAAATGGCACCTAGGATATTTTAGAAGGGAGTACACTCCAACGTTCCGTGGATTTGACACCCATTTTGGTTACTGGAATGGCCTTCAAGATTATTACACACACATTACACAAGAACCA GATCCACAGTTCGGTGAGTTTATGGGTCTCGACATGAGACGAAATCTCACAGCAGCTTGGGACACTCAAGGCAAATACTCTACGGATCTTTTCACGGAGGAAGCAGTGCGATTGATCAATGAACACGACAAGGACGATCCAATGTTTCTGTATTTAGCACATTTAGCACCACATAAAGGAAATCCGAACCGACTTTTGCGAGCTTCTGACGAGGACATTGCAAGGTTTTCGTACATTCTTGATCCCGAAAGGAGAATACAAGCTG CCGTCGTCTCGAAAGTGGACCAAAGTGTCGGCGAGGTGATGGACGCCCTGAGGAAACGTGGAATGCTGGAGAACAGCATAGTGCTGTTTATGAGCGACAACGGAGCACCAACCCAAGGTTCCTTGAGTAACCAAGGCAGCAATTATCCTCTGCGAGGC ATAAAAGACAGTCCATGGGAAGGGGGAACAAGAGGGGTAGCCGCCATTTGGAGTCCTCTGATCAAGGAGTCACAAAGAGTCTCGAACCAAATGATGTTCATTGCCGACTGGCTTCCTACGCTCCTGTCTGCAGCAG GAGTGGATAGCAAACAGCTCGGCAACATCGATGGATTCGATCTCTGGCCCGCATTGAGATCAGACAAGATCAGCCCCAGATCAGACGTGGTCCTCAACATCGACGACATAAGCAAGTACGCATCTATAAGACGAGGCGACTTCAAGTACGTGATCGGTGAGACAGAAACCGGTAGAGCATGGGTGGGAGCAACCGGGGCTCCTTCAGAGGGCATCCCGCCCAAATATGATCCTGACAAAGTGCTGTACAGCAAAGCCGGGGTCGCCATTTCGGGCGTCCTCACTGCCAAACAGGCAAAGGAactgaagaaaaagaaaaacacaagTTCGAAGATTGATTTCGAGGAGAAGATACTGTCAGCTGAGAAAATATTTCAGCTGAGGAGTGATGCTAGGGTGCAGTGCAACGTCAAGGAAGAAAACAGG ATTCCTTGCGACCCAACAGCAGCACCCTGTCTCTTCAACATAGAGAAAGACCCATGCGAGATGGTGAACCTCGCCGACAAAAGACCCCTGATCCTAGCCATCATGGAAAGGGTTCTAATGAATTACAGGTTGACCACCGTACCGCCCAGCAACGTGAACGGCGATCCCAGAGCGAACCCAGCACTTTGGAACAATACATGGACCACTTGGGACGACCCCCATCCTCTGGCTCTGAGTCTCACCGGAACCGATGAGTCTCACAAACGTTCTGCACCCGCTATCGCTGTCATGTCCGTCATCTGCGGCCTCTTCGTCGTCGGTGTTATGACGCTGATCGCTTTGAAATGTGGCAAATGTAACTCGAAGGCCTCGGAGAACCTCGAGTACAGAAATGAACAGGAGACGGTTGCTTGCACCTCTGAAGATGCGTTCTCCATGTCCAGAATTATGGAGAAACGCGAAGGTTCACTGAGACGTGAAGACATAAATTGA
- the LOC100882410 gene encoding arylsulfatase B isoform X2 — protein MNVAWITTFFTVLFLAELTVNVGAIFFSSLLSPKVKINFPSLGKPGKDPKHVDGCRQKPHIIIILADDLGWNDVSFHGSDQIPTPNIDAIAYNGIILNSHYVAALCTPSRTALMTGKNPIHLGMQHSVLLPSEPRGLPLSEKLLPEYLREVGYRTHAVGKWHLGYFRREYTPTFRGFDTHFGYWNGLQDYYTHITQEPDPQFGEFMGLDMRRNLTAAWDTQGKYSTDLFTEEAVRLINEHDKDDPMFLYLAHLAPHKGNPNRLLRASDEDIARFSYILDPERRIQAAVVSKVDQSVGEVMDALRKRGMLENSIVLFMSDNGAPTQGSLSNQGSNYPLRGIKDSPWEGGTRGVAAIWSPLIKESQRVSNQMMFIADWLPTLLSAAGVDSKQLGNIDGFDLWPALRSDKISPRSDVVLNIDDISKYASIRRGDFKYVIGETETGRAWVGATGAPSEGIPPKYDPDKVLYSKAGVAISGVLTAKQAKELKKKKNTSSKIDFEEKILSAEKIFQLRSDARVQCNVKEENRIPCDPTAAPCLFNIEKDPCEMVNLADKRPLILAIMERVLMNYRLTTVPPSNVNGDPRANPALWNNTWTTWDDPHPLALSLTGTDESHKRSAPAIAVMSVICGLFVVGVMTLIALKCGKCNSKASENLEYRNEQETVACTSEDAFSMSRIMEKREGSLRREDIN, from the exons ATGAATGTCGCGTGGATAACGACCTTTTTTACCGTGCTGTTTCTCGCGGAGCTTACGGTGAACGTCGGTGCTATTTTCTTCTCGTCATTGCTGTCGCCGAAAGTGAAAATCAACTTTCCATCGCTGGGGAAACCCGGCAAGGATCCTAAACATGTGGATGGATGCAGACAGAAGCCACATATCATCATCATACTTGCCGACGATTTG GGATGGAACGACGTGAGTTTCCACGGATCCGACCAAATTCCGACGCCCAACATCGACGCCATTGCGTACAATGGAATCATCTTGAACAGCCATTACGTTGCTGCATTATGCACGCCAAGTAGAACTGCTCTAATGACCGGAAAAAATCCGATTCATCTTGGCATGCAACACAGCGTTCTTCTTCCTAGTGAGCCCAGAGGACTTCCGCTGAGCGAGAAACTACTTCCTGAG TATTTAAGAGAGGTAGGGTACAGAACACACGCAGTGGGAAAATGGCACCTAGGATATTTTAGAAGGGAGTACACTCCAACGTTCCGTGGATTTGACACCCATTTTGGTTACTGGAATGGCCTTCAAGATTATTACACACACATTACACAAGAACCA GATCCACAGTTCGGTGAGTTTATGGGTCTCGACATGAGACGAAATCTCACAGCAGCTTGGGACACTCAAGGCAAATACTCTACGGATCTTTTCACGGAGGAAGCAGTGCGATTGATCAATGAACACGACAAGGACGATCCAATGTTTCTGTATTTAGCACATTTAGCACCACATAAAGGAAATCCGAACCGACTTTTGCGAGCTTCTGACGAGGACATTGCAAGGTTTTCGTACATTCTTGATCCCGAAAGGAGAATACAAGCTG CCGTCGTCTCGAAAGTGGACCAAAGTGTCGGCGAGGTGATGGACGCCCTGAGGAAACGTGGAATGCTGGAGAACAGCATAGTGCTGTTTATGAGCGACAACGGAGCACCAACCCAAGGTTCCTTGAGTAACCAAGGCAGCAATTATCCTCTGCGAGGC ATAAAAGACAGTCCATGGGAAGGGGGAACAAGAGGGGTAGCCGCCATTTGGAGTCCTCTGATCAAGGAGTCACAAAGAGTCTCGAACCAAATGATGTTCATTGCCGACTGGCTTCCTACGCTCCTGTCTGCAGCAG GAGTGGATAGCAAACAGCTCGGCAACATCGATGGATTCGATCTCTGGCCCGCATTGAGATCAGACAAGATCAGCCCCAGATCAGACGTGGTCCTCAACATCGACGACATAAGCAAGTACGCATCTATAAGACGAGGCGACTTCAAGTACGTGATCGGTGAGACAGAAACCGGTAGAGCATGGGTGGGAGCAACCGGGGCTCCTTCAGAGGGCATCCCGCCCAAATATGATCCTGACAAAGTGCTGTACAGCAAAGCCGGGGTCGCCATTTCGGGCGTCCTCACTGCCAAACAGGCAAAGGAactgaagaaaaagaaaaacacaagTTCGAAGATTGATTTCGAGGAGAAGATACTGTCAGCTGAGAAAATATTTCAGCTGAGGAGTGATGCTAGGGTGCAGTGCAACGTCAAGGAAGAAAACAGG ATTCCTTGCGACCCAACAGCAGCACCCTGTCTCTTCAACATAGAGAAAGACCCATGCGAGATGGTGAACCTCGCCGACAAAAGACCCCTGATCCTAGCCATCATGGAAAGGGTTCTAATGAATTACAGGTTGACCACCGTACCGCCCAGCAACGTGAACGGCGATCCCAGAGCGAACCCAGCACTTTGGAACAATACATGGACCACTTGGGACGACCCCCATCCTCTGGCTCTGAGTCTCACCGGAACCGATGAGTCTCACAAACGTTCTGCACCCGCTATCGCTGTCATGTCCGTCATCTGCGGCCTCTTCGTCGTCGGTGTTATGACGCTGATCGCTTTGAAATGTGGCAAATGTAACTCGAAGGCCTCGGAGAACCTCGAGTACAGAAATGAACAGGAGACGGTTGCTTGCACCTCTGAAGATGCGTTCTCCATGTCCAGAATTATGGAGAAACGCGAAGGTTCACTGAGACGTGAAGACATAAATTGA